GCTCTTTTTGGAATCAATGTATCTGCAACTTGCTTTTCTTCGAACTTGCAGATACTTTTAATCCTGCCTGTTGTGTACAATTGCATCTGCATCTTGCCTTTTCTGGGATTTAAAGATACTTCCTTTGCAAATTTTGCATCTACATCCCACATTTTCGATAACGTGAAGATGCTCCCCAGTAAAATTGCGCATCCTCTACTTGCTCTTTCAATGCTTTGTGGATGCTCCCATCAAAATTTTGCATCTTCAATCCCCGAAAATCCACTATCGCAGATATTACTCAATATTCCTCAAGTTCTCCCGCTCATGGAATCTGAGCAAGAATTCTTATATCAATTTTTTGTAAGGAACGTATTGCCACTTAATGAACTAAATAGCAACTTACAACATATTCAGATATTTCATAATCATCAGCGACAGATTCATATTCATATAATCATCCCCCTGTGTCAAGTCACTTCCAATCAATTCCTTAATCTTTCCCATCCGGTACAGTAACGTATTCTTATGTACATGAAGATTCTTGGCGACAAGCGAAGACTGTCCCGGGTTTTTCAAGTATTCTTGAAGCGTATTTAAAAAATCAGTCCCTTTTTCCTGGTCATATAAATAGAGGTTCATCAATCCCGGATGGATTAAAAATCGGATTTCAGTATCTTCTTTTTCAAATATTTCCAACATTTTATAAACATAATAATCACTATAATAACAAAGCGGAGTGGAAGTGTTTAACTTCAGACCAAGATTAATCGCATCAATCGCCTGTTGATAGAAACGAGAAGTATCTTCCAGATTCTGATAGAAGTTACTGATTCCGGCTTTTAAATTATTAGCAGCGAGATATTCTTTTAGTTGCGAAAGTTCATATTCACTGAAGCCCTGATATAAGTTTTTATTAATTAGAAATACAATCGTGTCTTCATAGATGACATAAATACTTCCAGAAAAAATGCGTTTCAAATGCTCCAAAATCACTTCTAACTGCAAATGAGAGGAACTTTGTGCAGATGGTGGTATGGCTATAATATAGAAAGAACTTTTAAGATTATAGCCGAGTACCTCCAGACGTTCCTTGAGATTTTCAATATTATTCTGTGGGTTGCGAAGTAAATCTACAAGAAAATAAGAGTACATAACCCCTTTGTTTCTTGTGTAAGCAGGATCTTTCTGAAGTTCGAGTGATACCAGTTTACAAAAACGATGGAAGAAATCAGGAACATAGTCTTCAAAAGGATGTTCAGATTCCAGCATCATGACATGACCTACTTCAATATTTTGTATGTGGATCGCATCTACAAGCATACCGGTGTGAACAAGTTCGCTTGTATAGTAATAAGGGTGATTATATTTTCGAACCATTTCATCCAGATGATTAGCGCGGATAGAAGCAATTCCTTGTTTACTAATATAACCAGATTTGCTTTCTTCACGAAAGAAATCATTATCCGGAACAATACCGGCAGAGATGGCCAGATATTTATTTTGTAAATCAACAACATAGATTGGATTACCAAATATTCTTGAAGCAGTGTCTACCAGATATTGAAGTCCTTTTCCGGAAAAAGAGGCATTTAATAGGAGATGCATACCTGCAGTGATCTGTTGGATTTCTGTTAATAATTCCATAGCAGTATTAAAAAGTGCAGCCTGCGAGAAGGATGTGCCAAAATATAAAATAGTGAAGCAACTTTGCTCATATACGGAGAAATCTAAACGTTCTCCAAAACACATCAAAGTAAATTCAGCATTCGTATTGGCTGCGGGCATTGTGTTTGTAGAAGTCAGATACAGACTTGAAGATTCAAAATGTGGGCGCATCGGGTCAAAAATTCGAACATTGATCATATCACAGACATTGTCAGAATGCCCGAATATTTGCGGTTGATACCCCTTTTCTTTTAGTTTCGACATAAAAATCTGATATTCCATATATACTCCTTTATGAAAAAATCCATTGTGCGTTCGCACAAAAAAATCAAAATTAATCCGTATAATATCATGCTGTGACACGATGAAATCATTAAAATCATTATATATAATTAAGCAAGAATCGTAAAGAACAAAATTCAAGTCGAGCAGCCGCGAGACTTGGCGTTGGATGATGATACAAAAAACAGATGTCTATGTTCTTACGCAGGAAAATGTTCATAAGAAAGGATGAAAACAATGAATCAGACGAAATTGGGAAAATACCAGAGAAGCGTTTCTATTATCGGTGTTGGATGTACTCCATTTATGTATACAGTAGATAATCCAGAAACAGACGGACTGACAGAAGGTGAAATGTTTGGATATGCAGCATTGAAGGCAATGGAAGATGCAGGAGTAAATCCACAGGATGTAGATTTTTATTTCCATGGACAGGCAAGTCCTCTGAATGGTTCAAACTATTTAACACCAAACGTGCAGATTTCAAACTGGTTTGGTATGAAAGGAAAAGGTTCTATCCATCACTCAGAAGCATGCTGTACAGGTTATCTTGCAATCGAGCAGGCTGTAAATGCAATTGCATCAGGAAAATATGACTGTGTACTTACGGGTGCCGTTGAGTTTGGTGACAGTACACCAAGTCCGGCTGACAGCGTAGAAACACCAAAGCATCCATATAAACGCGATAAGATGACAATGGATAAATTTTTGAAAACAACATCATGGTTGTATGACCGTACATATACAAGACAACTTATGGCCGGACAGGAATTAATCTATGACGATGCGGCTGAATGGTATGTCCGTACAAGAGGTATTTCAGCAGAGGATATGAATAACACATTGAATGCAATGTGCATTAATAATAGAAGAAATGCTTCTACAAACCCGCTTGCGATTGAAAGAACAACATACGAAGAACTGGCAGAAAAAGCAGGCATGACATTAGATGAGTACATGAATTCTCCATACAATCCGAAAATGGGAGATTTCCTTCGTGCAGGCGGAGTTGAGTTAAAATGTGACGGAGCTGCTGCTTGTATCGTATGTGCAACAGAGAAGATTCCGGAAATCGCAAAGAATTTAAAACATAAACCAATCGAAGTACTTGGAATAGGAAGTGCTGCTTGTGAAGCAACAACACCACATTTTGAAGTTGCTGCAACAGAGGAAGCTGTTCGTCAGGTATATGAAGCAACAGGATTGTCAGGAGATGATCTGGATATTTTCTTTGCAAATGACTTTATTATCACTTCTCATTTGGTATCAGCAGAAATTGCCGGATATCTTCCATACGGAGAAGGATGGAAATATATCTGTGATGGACGTACAGCATGGGATGGTGATAAACCAATCAATACAAATGGTGGAAGAACATCATTTGGACATGCGCATGCTGCATCTGGTCTGGCTGATATGTACGAAGCTTGTAAACAGATGTGGAATGAGTGTGGAGAACGTGAGGTTAAGAAAGTGCCTAAGACAGCAATGCTTCGTGGATATGGCGGAGCACAGAATGTGGCAGCAATCGTGATTCGTACAATGGACTAATAAAGAGGAGGAAGTACCATGGCTATCAAATTGGAGAAAGTCGTAGAGAAATTTTATTTAGGCCTTGAAGAGGGAAAAATCTTAGGTCGTAAGTGTCCAAAGTGCGGACATGTAGAATTCCCACCTGTATATGCATGTAATAATTGTGGAAATTATGAAACAGAGTGGTATGAAATCAGTGGAAAAGCAAAATTACATTCCATCGTATTACCGGCAGCACTTTCTACAAAACCGGAATATAAAAAATTAGGTAAATTCTGTTATGGAGAAGTAGAAATTGAAGAAGGAACAAGATTGAATGCAGTTGTTCGCGGAGTCAGCAGAAAGAACAGAGCAGAGCTGGAAGCGAAGCTTCCGGTAAATGTTCATGCAGCAATTGTGGAACGTGATAATGGAGTGAAAACAGTAGTATTTGATTTAGATGAAGAATAAGGAGAACAAAACAATGTCAAGACAGGAAATTTTAGAACAGGTATTAAACATGGTAGCTATGTCATACAAAAAAGATGTGGTAGGACTTTCAGAAAAAACATCATTTAAAGAGGATTTAGGCGGAGCATCTGTACAGATGGTAGCATTAGTTTCGGAAATTGAAAATGAATTAGATGTGGCTTTGATGTTAGTTGATGCAAGTGCATGTAATACAATCTCAGATCTTGTTGATTTAATCGAGGAAGAAATGTAAATTATTTTACAATTTAAAGAACAAAAGCAGACACATTTTGTAAATGTGTGCTGTTGTTTTGAAAATGTATTTCTTACAATACAAAATGTAAATAAATTACTTTTGGAGGAGAAAAATGAGCGTATTAGATCAGATTTATGCAAAAGCAAAAGAAGATCCACAGCGCGTTGCCTTTCCGGAGGCTGAAAACGAGAAAATGATGCAGGCTGCTTATGAGACAGGAAAAGAAGGATATATCATTCCAATTCTTGTAGGCGATGCTCAGAAAATCACAGAACTGTGCAAAGAGCGCGGATATGAGACAGATGTTTTCAAGATTGTGGATATTCAGGAAGAAGAATACAAAAATAAACTGATTGCAGACTATGTTGCAAAGCCTGAAACACTTTTGAAAGAAAAAGCACTTGGCCGCCGTATGCAGAACCCATTATATTATGCAATGGTAATGCAGGCAGTTGGTGAGGCAGAGGTAACATTTGCAGGAATTGATAATACAACAGGAGATGTACTTTTAGCAGGACAGATGATTATTGGACTGCAGCCGGGAATCAGCACAATTTCAAGTATCGGACTTTGTGATATTCCTGGATTTGAAGGAAGCGAAGGCAGTTTGCTTGCAGTCGGAGACAGTGCAGTATGTACAAATCCAAATGCAGAACAGCTTGCAAGTATTGCAATCTCAGCATGTGATACTGTAAAGGCATTGCTAGACTGGGAGCCAAGATGTGCGATGGTAAGTTATTCTACACTTGGAAGTGGTCAGGGAGAATTGATCGACAAAGTTGTAGAGGCAGTAAAAATTGCAAATGAGCTTCGTCCGGATCTTGCAATCGATGGAGAATTTCAGTTTGATGCAGCAATTTCACCGGCTGTAGCAGCAAAAAAAGTTACAAGAGAAAGCAAAGTTGCCGGAAAGGCAAATGTTGTAATCTGGCCTGATTTAAATGTAGGTAATGTTGGAGTAAAATTGATTCAGCAGTTTGGACATGCAAATGCTTATGGACCAATGCTTCAGGGATTCAACAGTGTGGTTTGTGATTGCTCAAGAGGGGCTCCGGTATCTGAAATTAAAGGTAATATTATTATCAGTGCAGCTCGTGCAGCAGGAAGCAAAACAAAATAATCATTGATTGCAGAAGAATGCAAATAAACAAATAAACCAAAATCGCTACTAAATATATAAATGTAATGCGGGCGCAGTAACATGCGCCCGTAATTACTAGATGGAGAAATGTTATGAGTGAATATAAAGTGTTGACAATCAATCCTGGATCTACATCTACGAAGATTGCATTGTTTGAAGGTGAGAATTGTTTGTTCTCAAAAAATGTATCCCATGATGCGAAAGAACTGGATAAGTTTCAGTCTCTTCCGGAACAGTTACCATATCGTCGCGACACCATTTTACAGCTTTTAAATGAGGCTGGTGTAAGATTGGATGATGTGGATGTATTTGTCGGACGAGGGGGCGGACTGCTCGCAATGGAAGGCGGCACATATGAAGTGACAGATTTGATGCTTGACCATGCAAGAAACAGCGCTAATGGCGTGATTCATCCG
This Ruminococcus hominis DNA region includes the following protein-coding sequences:
- a CDS encoding Zn-ribbon domain-containing OB-fold protein, which translates into the protein MAIKLEKVVEKFYLGLEEGKILGRKCPKCGHVEFPPVYACNNCGNYETEWYEISGKAKLHSIVLPAALSTKPEYKKLGKFCYGEVEIEEGTRLNAVVRGVSRKNRAELEAKLPVNVHAAIVERDNGVKTVVFDLDEE
- a CDS encoding acyl carrier protein; protein product: MSRQEILEQVLNMVAMSYKKDVVGLSEKTSFKEDLGGASVQMVALVSEIENELDVALMLVDASACNTISDLVDLIEEEM
- a CDS encoding thiolase family protein, with protein sequence MNQTKLGKYQRSVSIIGVGCTPFMYTVDNPETDGLTEGEMFGYAALKAMEDAGVNPQDVDFYFHGQASPLNGSNYLTPNVQISNWFGMKGKGSIHHSEACCTGYLAIEQAVNAIASGKYDCVLTGAVEFGDSTPSPADSVETPKHPYKRDKMTMDKFLKTTSWLYDRTYTRQLMAGQELIYDDAAEWYVRTRGISAEDMNNTLNAMCINNRRNASTNPLAIERTTYEELAEKAGMTLDEYMNSPYNPKMGDFLRAGGVELKCDGAAACIVCATEKIPEIAKNLKHKPIEVLGIGSAACEATTPHFEVAATEEAVRQVYEATGLSGDDLDIFFANDFIITSHLVSAEIAGYLPYGEGWKYICDGRTAWDGDKPINTNGGRTSFGHAHAASGLADMYEACKQMWNECGEREVKKVPKTAMLRGYGGAQNVAAIVIRTMD
- a CDS encoding phosphate acyltransferase — translated: MSVLDQIYAKAKEDPQRVAFPEAENEKMMQAAYETGKEGYIIPILVGDAQKITELCKERGYETDVFKIVDIQEEEYKNKLIADYVAKPETLLKEKALGRRMQNPLYYAMVMQAVGEAEVTFAGIDNTTGDVLLAGQMIIGLQPGISTISSIGLCDIPGFEGSEGSLLAVGDSAVCTNPNAEQLASIAISACDTVKALLDWEPRCAMVSYSTLGSGQGELIDKVVEAVKIANELRPDLAIDGEFQFDAAISPAVAAKKVTRESKVAGKANVVIWPDLNVGNVGVKLIQQFGHANAYGPMLQGFNSVVCDCSRGAPVSEIKGNIIISAARAAGSKTK
- a CDS encoding PucR family transcriptional regulator, with protein sequence MEYQIFMSKLKEKGYQPQIFGHSDNVCDMINVRIFDPMRPHFESSSLYLTSTNTMPAANTNAEFTLMCFGERLDFSVYEQSCFTILYFGTSFSQAALFNTAMELLTEIQQITAGMHLLLNASFSGKGLQYLVDTASRIFGNPIYVVDLQNKYLAISAGIVPDNDFFREESKSGYISKQGIASIRANHLDEMVRKYNHPYYYTSELVHTGMLVDAIHIQNIEVGHVMMLESEHPFEDYVPDFFHRFCKLVSLELQKDPAYTRNKGVMYSYFLVDLLRNPQNNIENLKERLEVLGYNLKSSFYIIAIPPSAQSSSHLQLEVILEHLKRIFSGSIYVIYEDTIVFLINKNLYQGFSEYELSQLKEYLAANNLKAGISNFYQNLEDTSRFYQQAIDAINLGLKLNTSTPLCYYSDYYVYKMLEIFEKEDTEIRFLIHPGLMNLYLYDQEKGTDFLNTLQEYLKNPGQSSLVAKNLHVHKNTLLYRMGKIKELIGSDLTQGDDYMNMNLSLMIMKYLNML